The Chitiniphilus purpureus sequence TGCCACGCCAATGCGCGACGGCCGCCACCGATACCGTCATAGAACGGGGTGCCGCCCAGCAGACTCATGCCGACGCGTCTACGCATTCGGTCAAACCATTGCATGTTCAGAACCCTTTGCCGGTGGTGACCCGGATCTGGCGTGGCGCACCGGGCCACAGCCCGGTATCCACGGCCTGCTCGAAGAGGTCGCGCTTGACCGCCCCAATGGCGGCCTGGAGTTCATCGACGCTGCGGTACTCGACGGTCTTGTCGCCAAAAGTCACGCGCTTTTCGCCTTTGACCAGCGCCGCTTCCAGTGCGTCGAGGTGTGCTTGTGTGTAGGCCATCAGCGGTACACCGTGAGGTTGATCTCGGAGGAGTCGTCGAACGATGCAGACGTGGTGGCGCAACTGATGTCGACGTACTGAGCGGTCTTCTGGTCGGTACTGGATCGCACGATGGCAATGCGCTGCGTGCCGCTGTTGGTGCTGCTGCGGGCAAGCGCCGTCCAGCAGTAGTTGGAATCCGGCATGGCAGTGGCGAAGGTCACCCGGTAGCGGCCAGCCGCCGTCCTGGTCACGCTGGCCACGTTGTGCGATGCACGCACGACGACCTGCGTGCCGACATAGCCGAAACACACCCACGCCCGGGCCACGCCGGGGTGGGTGGCGTCGATCTTGGTCTTAACCTCGAGCCCGACACGACTGGCCAGCGCACTGATGCGCGATGCGAGGCTCATCAGACCAGCGCACCCACAAAGACCGCGACGAAGTCTGTGTCGGTATTGCCGACATCGGTGGCTGCGACGGCTCCGATGTTGCTGCGTGCC is a genomic window containing:
- a CDS encoding phage head-tail joining protein; this translates as MAYTQAHLDALEAALVKGEKRVTFGDKTVEYRSVDELQAAIGAVKRDLFEQAVDTGLWPGAPRQIRVTTGKGF